Proteins encoded within one genomic window of Anastrepha ludens isolate Willacy chromosome 4, idAnaLude1.1, whole genome shotgun sequence:
- the LOC128861927 gene encoding collagen alpha-1(X) chain produces the protein MTLAILLLTSLLTFTHILATPDERDGRALFMRTRNNFPSYPTPQCICIPGARGSTGEPGTAGVKGPRGETGLKGPKGPQGPNGPPGLQGANGRDGPTGAPGSPGPAGRRGFPGGRGLPGPIGPPGLPGPQGAQGDPGVVISATTAASTTNSSSTRRY, from the exons ATGACGCTGGCAATACTTTTGCTAACCT CTCTACTCACATTCACACACATCCTTGCCACTCCCGATGAACGTGATGGCCGCGCTCTGTTTATGCGCACACGCAATAACTTTCCCAGTTATCCCACACCTCAATGCATTTGTATACCCGGCGCTCGCGGTAGTACTGGGGAGCCGGGTACAGCTGGCGTGAAGGGACCACGTGGTGAAACAGGCTTAAAAGGTCCAAAGGGGCCACAAGGTCCCAACGGGCCACCTGGACTGCAAGGTGCTAACGGACGTGATGGTCCTACCGGTGCGCCCGGTTCGCCGGGGCCAGCTGGTCGACGTGGTTTCCCCGGTGGACGTGGTTTACCCGGCCCGATAGGACCGCCTGGCTTGCCTGGACCACAGGGAGCCCAGGGTGATCCTGGGGTAGTAATTTCTGCAACAACAGCTGCGTCTACAACCAACAGTTCGTCCACGAGACGATATTAA
- the LOC128862160 gene encoding collagen alpha-1(X) chain-like — protein sequence MRSAAINFLVYLSFWRYSHAMEPLQAPLQSSVQSPFITSTNTIQTFYRNPFENFTALTNHQPLLYAMPRQLFGGFNFGFGSNGCNCPPGPPGLQGPTGQTGADGDPGEKGPPGDPGDMGLVGRPGQRGNDGRNGVRGPVGESGRRGPRGFTGLPGPRGPRGPQGAPGPRGLPGANASPASRHANYNVADFEYDIPE from the exons ATGCGGAGTgctgcaataaattttttag TATATCTTAGTTTTTGGCGCTACAGCCATGCTATGGAACCGCTGCAGGCGCCGTTGCAGTCATCGGTGCAGTCACCGTTCATCACCTCCACCAACACCATCCAAACGTTCTATAGGAACCCATTTGAGAACTTTACCGCGCTTACAAACCATCAACCGTTACTCTATGCCATGCCCCGTCAACTCTTTGGtggttttaattttggtttcggtTCGAATGGCTGCAATTGCCCTCCCGGTCCTCCTGGCTTGCAAGGTCCTACTGGTCAAACTGGTGCCGACGGCGATCCGGGTGAGAAGGGTCCACCAGGCGATCCTGGTGATATGGGCCTTGTAGGCAGGCCTGGTCAACGTGGCAACGATGGTCGTAATGGTGTACGTGGTCCGGTTGGGGAGAGTGGTCGTCGTGGACCGCGCGGTTTTACTGGTCTTCCTGGCCCAAGAGGTCCACGTGGTCCACAAGGTGCACCCGGACCAAGAGGGTTACCAGGAGCTAATGCGTCGCCAGCATCGCGTCATGCTAATTATAATGTTGCcgattttgaatatgatatacCTGAATAG